The following coding sequences lie in one Longimicrobium sp. genomic window:
- a CDS encoding ABC transporter permease, giving the protein MNANSQALPIARADARGAEARRAATLVIAPPSRMPTLGLAELWSYRGLFVFLVWRDVKVRYTQTVLGAAWALLQPLLTMVVFSVVFGRLARLPSDGVPYPVFALAALVPWAYFSAALSGASNSLVAERNLITKVYFPRLVVPLAPVLAGLVDLGIATLLLGAVMLGYGLVPGLAAIPGIPAMLLLMVLTVAGMGCWLAALNLKYRDFRYVVPFLLQVWMYASPIVYPASMVPERYRALYALNPMAGVIEGMRAVLFGNPVPWSMLAVSAAVGVALFATGVLYFRYTERVFADLV; this is encoded by the coding sequence ATGAACGCCAACAGCCAAGCGCTTCCCATTGCCCGCGCCGACGCGCGAGGCGCGGAGGCGCGCCGAGCCGCCACGCTCGTCATCGCGCCGCCCAGCCGGATGCCCACGCTGGGGCTGGCGGAGCTGTGGTCGTACCGGGGGCTCTTCGTGTTCCTGGTGTGGCGCGACGTGAAGGTGCGCTACACCCAGACGGTGCTGGGCGCCGCGTGGGCGCTGCTGCAGCCCCTGCTCACCATGGTCGTCTTCAGCGTGGTGTTCGGGCGCCTGGCCCGGCTGCCTTCGGACGGCGTGCCCTACCCCGTGTTCGCCCTGGCTGCGCTGGTGCCGTGGGCGTACTTCTCGGCCGCGCTCTCCGGCGCCAGCAACAGCCTGGTGGCCGAGCGGAACCTGATCACCAAGGTGTATTTTCCCCGCCTGGTGGTACCCCTTGCCCCGGTGCTCGCCGGACTGGTGGACCTGGGCATCGCGACGCTGCTCCTGGGCGCCGTGATGCTGGGGTACGGCCTGGTGCCGGGGCTGGCGGCCATTCCCGGCATTCCGGCCATGCTGCTGCTGATGGTGCTCACCGTGGCGGGCATGGGGTGCTGGCTGGCGGCGCTGAACCTGAAGTACCGCGACTTCCGCTACGTCGTGCCCTTCCTGCTGCAGGTGTGGATGTACGCGTCGCCCATCGTGTACCCGGCGTCGATGGTGCCGGAACGGTACCGGGCGCTGTACGCGCTCAATCCCATGGCGGGGGTGATCGAGGGAATGCGCGCCGTCCTGTTCGGCAATCCCGTGCCCTGGTCGATGCTGGCGGTGTCGGCCGCCGTGGGCGTGGCGCTGTTCGCGACGGGGGTGCTGTACTTCCGCTACACGGAACGCGTTTTCGCCGACCTGGTCTGA